One Rhodobacteraceae bacterium M385 genomic region harbors:
- a CDS encoding metalloregulator ArsR/SmtB family transcription factor, translating to MKQTAPPLPEITLAATAFAALGSEQRLAIVRRLVRAGPEGLTMGDLGDDVGVTGSVLTHHLKQLVSAGLVAQRKDGRRILSSIDHAAINALSAFLVAECCADVAWDLSENGHNYG from the coding sequence ATGAAACAAACAGCACCTCCCCTGCCCGAAATCACCCTTGCCGCCACGGCCTTTGCCGCCCTTGGGTCCGAGCAACGCCTCGCCATTGTGCGCCGTTTGGTGCGCGCCGGCCCGGAAGGGCTGACTATGGGCGATTTGGGCGACGATGTGGGGGTCACAGGCTCCGTCCTGACCCACCACCTGAAACAGCTCGTCTCTGCCGGGCTCGTGGCCCAACGCAAAGACGGTCGGCGCATCTTGTCGAGCATCGACCATGCAGCAATCAACGCCCTCTCGGCATTTCTCGTGGCGGAATGCTGCGCGGACGTGGCTTGGGACCTTTCAGAGAACGGACATAATTATGGCTGA
- a CDS encoding uracil-DNA glycosylase family protein: protein MKILDDIAGCEICADRFAQTHSAHRPRPVVWFRPCARILIAGQAPGARVHGSGRPFTDPSGDRLRDWMGVDEATFYDRDLVAILPMAFCFPGYDAKGSDLSPPKICAKTWRAPVLEALGDVRLTLLVGGYAQAWHLRDKASVTARVEAWRDHGPDVFPLPHPSWRNTAWLKRNPWFEEELLPVLRARVAEELAR from the coding sequence ATGAAGATTTTGGATGACATCGCCGGGTGCGAGATTTGCGCAGATCGATTCGCGCAGACACACTCGGCCCACAGGCCGCGCCCGGTGGTCTGGTTCCGTCCCTGCGCCCGCATTCTGATTGCGGGGCAAGCGCCGGGGGCGCGGGTCCATGGGTCGGGGCGGCCCTTCACTGATCCCTCGGGCGACCGCCTGCGTGATTGGATGGGGGTGGACGAGGCGACGTTCTACGACCGCGACCTTGTGGCGATCTTGCCGATGGCGTTCTGTTTTCCCGGCTATGACGCGAAGGGATCGGACCTGTCGCCGCCAAAAATCTGCGCCAAGACATGGCGCGCCCCGGTGCTGGAGGCTTTGGGGGATGTTCGCCTGACCCTGCTGGTGGGCGGCTACGCCCAGGCGTGGCATCTGCGCGATAAGGCAAGTGTAACTGCGCGGGTCGAGGCATGGCGCGACCATGGGCCCGACGTCTTTCCCTTGCCTCATCCGTCGTGGCGCAATACCGCGTGGCTTAAACGCAATCCGTGGTTCGAGGAGGAGCTTTTGCCCGTCCTACGCGCCCGAGTGGCTGAGGAATTAGCAAGATGA
- a CDS encoding SseB family protein: MSKMTPLDEAFTVMEVAPDDAKLRLAWFDRLAASEMFLLLEEEAAGDSIKPKVFAVDGADLVVAFDREERLVAFAGEVAPFVGMSGRVMAGMLAEAGLGLAVNLGTDFETVLEGEAIGWLSGTLAQAPEAVEDRPDEVLPPKGLPETLLTALDARLATTHGRASLAYLVATKYDDGRRGHLLAFVEAMDGYEGALAQLVGDALSFSGLEAGSLDVGFFKATDPMCATFAKVGLRFDLPQLADPIVAAAPGSDPEKPPRLR; this comes from the coding sequence ATTAGCAAGATGACCCCATTGGACGAGGCCTTCACGGTCATGGAAGTCGCCCCCGATGACGCAAAGCTGCGCTTGGCGTGGTTCGACCGTCTGGCCGCGTCCGAGATGTTCTTGTTGCTGGAAGAAGAGGCCGCAGGAGACAGCATCAAACCCAAGGTCTTCGCCGTGGATGGCGCGGATCTGGTGGTCGCCTTTGACCGAGAGGAGCGGTTGGTCGCTTTCGCGGGCGAGGTGGCGCCGTTCGTGGGCATGTCGGGCCGGGTCATGGCGGGCATGTTGGCGGAGGCTGGCTTGGGTCTGGCGGTGAACTTGGGAACGGACTTTGAGACGGTGCTGGAGGGAGAGGCGATTGGCTGGCTGTCGGGCACTTTGGCGCAAGCGCCCGAGGCCGTAGAAGATCGCCCCGATGAGGTGTTGCCGCCCAAAGGCTTGCCGGAAACCTTGCTAACAGCGCTGGACGCTCGGTTGGCGACGACCCACGGGCGGGCATCCTTGGCCTATCTGGTGGCGACGAAATACGACGATGGACGCCGGGGGCATTTGCTGGCGTTCGTGGAGGCGATGGACGGCTATGAGGGCGCGTTGGCACAATTGGTCGGCGACGCGCTGAGTTTTTCGGGGCTGGAAGCGGGCAGCTTGGATGTCGGCTTCTTCAAGGCCACGGACCCGATGTGTGCGACCTTCGCCAAGGTAGGATTGCGGTTCGATTTGCCGCAACTGGCCGACCCGATCGTTGCCGCGGCACCCGGCAGCGACCCAGAGAAACCGCCGCGTTTGCGGTGA
- a CDS encoding glyoxylate/hydroxypyruvate reductase A has product MTAPKILFAAKSERWDTYEPHLRNALAAAGISDTGLTTDTSTPAEVDYIVYAPNSSVQDFTPYTRLKAVLNLWAGVEEVTGNTTLKAPLARMVDAGLTDGMVEWCVGHTLRHHLDMDTHIHGQDGTWRNDSAPPLARNRPVTVLGLGALGQAVAKALHQLGFPVSGWSRSAKTIENVQTHHGAEGLTAALSDAQIAILLLPDTPATENILNAETLAALPKGAILINPGRGPLIDDAALLSALDSGHIAHATLDVFRTEPLPATDPYWAHPKVTVTPHIASETRPDTASQIISENIRRGEAGEPFLHLVNRDLGY; this is encoded by the coding sequence ATGACCGCCCCCAAGATCCTCTTCGCCGCCAAATCCGAGCGGTGGGACACCTATGAGCCGCACCTGCGCAATGCCCTCGCGGCGGCAGGTATCAGCGACACGGGCCTGACAACCGATACCAGCACCCCGGCTGAAGTGGATTACATCGTCTATGCGCCAAATTCCTCGGTGCAGGATTTCACCCCCTACACGCGCCTGAAGGCGGTGCTGAACCTCTGGGCCGGGGTGGAAGAAGTCACCGGCAACACCACCCTCAAGGCCCCGCTCGCCCGGATGGTGGACGCGGGCCTGACCGATGGCATGGTAGAATGGTGCGTCGGCCACACCCTGCGCCACCACCTCGACATGGATACCCATATCCACGGGCAAGACGGCACCTGGCGCAACGACAGCGCCCCCCCTTTGGCGCGGAACCGCCCCGTTACCGTCCTTGGTCTCGGCGCTTTGGGGCAAGCGGTGGCCAAGGCCCTCCACCAACTGGGCTTCCCGGTCAGCGGCTGGTCCCGCTCCGCCAAAACCATCGAGAATGTGCAAACGCATCATGGCGCAGAAGGCCTCACCGCGGCCCTCTCAGACGCGCAAATCGCCATCCTCCTGCTCCCCGACACCCCCGCGACCGAGAATATCCTCAACGCCGAAACCCTCGCCGCGCTGCCCAAGGGGGCCATCCTCATCAACCCCGGCCGTGGACCCTTGATCGACGATGCAGCCCTCCTCTCCGCCCTCGACAGCGGCCATATCGCCCACGCCACTCTCGACGTGTTCCGAACCGAGCCTCTGCCCGCGACCGATCCCTACTGGGCCCACCCAAAGGTCACCGTCACGCCCCACATCGCGTCCGAGACCCGCCCGGATACGGCCTCACAAATCATTTCCGAGAACATCCGCCGTGGCGAAGCAGGGGAGCCTTTCCTCCATCTCGTCAACCGTGATCTCGGCTACTAA
- the rodA gene encoding rod shape-determining protein RodA, protein MSFLEYHVKSTPTGWRKILHLNWALALLITSVAAVGWLMLYSVAGGSFTPWAEAQMIRFALGFTVMLIIAMVPIWFWRNMSVLAYIVGVILLLWVEFFGVSGGGAQRWIDLGFMRLQPSEVAKITVVMMLAAYYDWLDLGKISHPLYVAIPLAIIGLPVGLTFIQPDLGTSLLILMGGGSVMFMAGMHWLYFVSVIGIAVGAVSAVFASRGTGWQLLADYQYGRIDTFLDPSSDPLGDGYHITQSQIALGSGGWTGRGYMQGTQIQGDFLPESHTDFIFPTLAEEFGFIGGASLLLLYVLILVFCIATAMMARDRYASLMVMGVAVTFFLYFALNMAMVMGLAPVVGVPLPLVSYGGSAMLVLMAAFGLVQSAHVHRAR, encoded by the coding sequence ATGAGCTTCCTAGAATACCACGTCAAATCCACCCCCACAGGATGGCGCAAGATCCTGCACCTGAACTGGGCCTTGGCGCTGCTAATTACCTCGGTCGCGGCGGTGGGATGGCTGATGCTCTATTCCGTCGCCGGAGGCTCGTTCACCCCCTGGGCCGAAGCGCAGATGATCCGTTTCGCGCTAGGGTTCACCGTAATGCTAATTATCGCCATGGTGCCAATCTGGTTTTGGCGCAACATGTCCGTGCTGGCCTATATCGTCGGCGTGATCTTGTTATTGTGGGTGGAGTTCTTCGGCGTGTCCGGCGGCGGTGCGCAGCGGTGGATTGACCTTGGCTTCATGCGCCTACAACCGTCCGAGGTGGCGAAGATCACCGTGGTGATGATGCTGGCCGCCTATTACGATTGGCTTGATCTGGGGAAGATATCTCACCCGCTCTACGTGGCCATTCCACTGGCGATTATCGGCCTGCCGGTGGGGCTGACGTTCATCCAGCCGGACCTTGGAACATCGCTGCTGATTCTGATGGGCGGCGGATCGGTCATGTTCATGGCGGGGATGCACTGGCTCTACTTCGTGTCGGTCATCGGCATCGCTGTGGGCGCCGTGTCGGCGGTCTTCGCCAGCCGGGGCACGGGGTGGCAATTGCTGGCTGACTACCAATACGGACGCATTGATACCTTCCTTGACCCCTCCTCCGACCCCTTGGGGGATGGCTATCACATCACCCAAAGCCAGATCGCCCTGGGCTCAGGCGGGTGGACCGGGCGCGGCTATATGCAGGGCACCCAGATCCAAGGGGATTTCCTGCCCGAGAGCCATACCGACTTCATCTTCCCAACCTTGGCCGAGGAATTTGGCTTCATCGGCGGCGCTTCGCTTCTACTGCTCTACGTGCTGATCCTCGTCTTCTGCATCGCCACGGCGATGATGGCCCGAGATCGCTACGCCTCCCTGATGGTGATGGGCGTTGCGGTCACATTCTTTCTCTACTTCGCGTTGAATATGGCGATGGTGATGGGCCTCGCTCCCGTGGTGGGCGTGCCGCTTCCGCTGGTCAGTTACGGCGGATCGGCGATGTTGGTCTTGATGGCCGCCTTCGGTTTGGTGCAATCAGCCCATGTGCACCGCGCCCGTTAA
- the mrdA gene encoding penicillin-binding protein 2: MKRTVKELEDSTRQIGRRGLIVGGLFLGTSAVLAGRMRYLQVERADDFRLLAEDNRISIRVLPPERGLIFDRSGVLLAGNEPVYRITFVREDADDVDAVLDRLSQIVTLDVEGLARKREEIFAVRPWVPVTIADRLSWEEMSSVAVNAPALPGVNPEVGLSRAYPMGADFAHVVGYVRNVPDGYRNDTGDNDPVLSIPDFQVGLLNVEEGLEETLRGNAGTKRVEVNANGRVMRELDRDPAVAGGDVQLTVDAGLQNYVEARLTGESAGVVVMDCQNGDIMALASAPSYDPSIFTRPLSATIYNGLLNDPYRPLSNKSTQGLYPPGSTYKMIVALAALEGGFISPDETVNCPGYMEVGNRRFHCWSRGGHGRVDLARSLEQSCDVYYYELAQRVGIENISAMAVRLGCGVRHDLPLSSIAQGLAPTMAWKRQRYDQDWVVGDTLNASIGQGFVLSSPLHLAVMTARIASGRALEPSLVRSLNGLPRRGEAAPDLGIDPEHLALVHRGMWRVSNSSRGTAYRSRVMGDEYAIAGKTGTSQVRNITAAERAAGVINNRDLPWERRDHALFVGFAPYDNPRYAVSVIVEHGGGGSTAAAPIGRDVLLRAQVGDVPPSELYPVSQRRSIQQMHDSLPILETPPVPSGREPRRA; the protein is encoded by the coding sequence ATGAAACGCACCGTCAAAGAGCTTGAAGACAGCACCCGCCAGATCGGGCGGCGTGGGCTGATTGTGGGCGGGCTGTTTCTGGGCACCTCGGCGGTGCTGGCCGGGCGGATGCGGTACTTGCAGGTGGAGCGCGCCGACGATTTCCGCCTTCTGGCCGAAGATAACCGCATCTCCATCCGCGTCTTGCCCCCGGAACGCGGGCTGATCTTTGACCGCTCGGGCGTGCTGCTGGCGGGTAATGAACCTGTCTACCGCATCACCTTCGTGCGCGAAGATGCCGATGACGTGGACGCGGTGCTGGACCGCCTCAGCCAGATCGTGACGCTGGACGTGGAGGGGCTTGCCCGCAAACGCGAGGAAATCTTCGCCGTGCGCCCCTGGGTGCCCGTTACCATCGCCGACCGCCTGAGTTGGGAGGAAATGTCCTCGGTCGCCGTGAACGCCCCCGCCCTGCCCGGCGTGAACCCCGAAGTCGGCCTGTCGCGCGCCTACCCGATGGGCGCGGATTTCGCCCATGTCGTGGGCTATGTGCGCAATGTGCCCGACGGCTATCGCAATGACACAGGCGACAATGACCCGGTTCTCAGCATCCCCGACTTTCAGGTCGGCCTGTTGAACGTGGAAGAAGGCCTGGAAGAAACCCTGCGCGGCAACGCCGGCACCAAACGGGTGGAGGTCAACGCCAATGGCCGCGTGATGCGAGAGTTGGACCGCGACCCCGCCGTTGCGGGCGGCGATGTGCAACTGACCGTGGACGCAGGCCTGCAAAACTACGTCGAAGCCCGCCTGACAGGTGAAAGCGCGGGCGTTGTGGTGATGGACTGTCAGAACGGCGACATCATGGCGTTAGCATCGGCCCCCTCCTACGATCCGTCGATCTTCACGCGCCCTTTGTCGGCCACGATCTACAACGGCTTGCTGAACGACCCCTATCGCCCGCTGTCGAACAAATCGACCCAAGGCCTCTACCCGCCGGGATCGACCTACAAAATGATCGTGGCATTGGCGGCGCTTGAGGGCGGCTTTATCTCGCCAGACGAAACGGTGAATTGCCCCGGATATATGGAAGTCGGTAACCGCCGCTTCCACTGTTGGAGCCGAGGCGGCCATGGCCGCGTGGACCTTGCCCGCAGCCTGGAGCAATCGTGCGACGTATATTACTACGAGCTCGCTCAGCGCGTGGGGATCGAGAATATCTCGGCCATGGCGGTTCGGCTGGGATGCGGCGTGCGCCACGATTTGCCCCTGTCCTCCATCGCGCAGGGACTTGCGCCAACGATGGCATGGAAGCGCCAGCGCTACGACCAAGATTGGGTGGTGGGCGACACGCTGAACGCCTCCATCGGGCAGGGGTTTGTTTTGTCGTCCCCCCTGCACCTAGCAGTAATGACGGCCCGCATCGCCTCGGGCCGCGCGTTAGAACCCTCGTTGGTACGATCCCTCAACGGGTTGCCGCGCCGTGGGGAGGCCGCGCCTGACTTGGGGATTGATCCGGAACATCTAGCGCTGGTCCATCGCGGCATGTGGCGGGTCAGCAATAGCTCTCGTGGGACGGCATATCGGAGCCGTGTGATGGGAGATGAATATGCAATCGCGGGCAAGACCGGCACCAGCCAAGTGCGCAACATTACCGCTGCCGAACGCGCGGCCGGGGTCATCAACAACCGCGATCTGCCTTGGGAACGGCGCGACCATGCGCTGTTTGTCGGCTTCGCCCCCTACGATAATCCGCGCTACGCGGTCTCGGTCATCGTGGAGCATGGCGGCGGCGGGTCCACCGCGGCGGCCCCCATTGGCCGCGATGTGCTGCTACGCGCCCAAGTGGGCGATGTGCCCCCGTCCGAGCTTTACCCCGTCAGCCAACGCCGCAGCATCCAGCAGATGCACGATAGCCTGCCGATCCTAGAGACACCTCCCGTGCCATCGGGAAGGGAGCCTCGCCGCGCATGA
- a CDS encoding rod shape-determining protein MreD has protein sequence MSAFSARHIWTYRAMFLGLSLSIITLKLLPLNLAASGIPDPDLLVLLAFAWMVRQPLLVPIGLLLVVFLLADFLFMRPPGLWTALLLIAAESLRRRRLTMTELPFLVEWGTVAALVLGMVLLNRLVLWMLLVNLDSLGLTLAHGIVTVAVYPIVVAISKFVLRVRKLGPTELEAL, from the coding sequence ATGAGTGCGTTTTCCGCCCGTCATATCTGGACCTACCGCGCCATGTTTCTCGGCCTAAGCCTTAGCATCATCACGCTGAAGCTATTGCCGTTGAACTTGGCTGCATCGGGCATTCCTGACCCAGATCTACTTGTTTTGCTGGCCTTTGCGTGGATGGTGCGCCAACCCTTGTTGGTGCCTATTGGGCTGCTGCTTGTCGTGTTTTTGCTGGCAGATTTCCTGTTCATGCGCCCGCCCGGCCTTTGGACGGCGCTGTTGCTGATCGCCGCCGAAAGCCTGCGCCGTCGTCGGCTCACGATGACGGAACTGCCGTTTTTGGTGGAATGGGGCACGGTGGCAGCGCTGGTGTTGGGCATGGTTTTGCTCAACCGCCTTGTCTTGTGGATGTTGCTGGTGAATTTGGACTCTCTCGGGCTTACCTTGGCTCATGGGATTGTGACGGTTGCGGTCTACCCAATCGTGGTTGCCATCTCGAAATTCGTGCTCCGTGTCCGTAAACTCGGCCCGACGGAGCTTGAAGCTCTCTGA
- the mreC gene encoding rod shape-determining protein MreC, with protein MARDSYDDSYSRPVRRLLLAVLVILLFVFVLIWRIDNPRVERMRAAIIDRYVPNMEWMMAPVTGIARMAEDFQSYARLFEQNQELRRELQQMRSWREAALQLEQENARLLDLNRVQLDPALTYVTGIVLADSGSPFRRSVLLNVGARDGILDGWATMDGLGVVGRISGVGESTSRVLLLTDAASRIPVTIMPSGQQALLMGDNSGTPVLDFIDDPQDVAAGDRIVTSGDGGLFPPGLLVGQAVFTSDGRMRARLSADLQRLNFMRVMRSHPGTTLDTPADLIGPPWPPEGMALDDDGSLVPLDAARAEAPEATP; from the coding sequence ATGGCCCGGGACAGTTACGACGATTCTTATTCCCGACCCGTCCGGCGTTTGCTGTTGGCGGTGCTGGTGATATTGCTGTTCGTCTTTGTCCTGATTTGGCGCATCGACAACCCGCGTGTGGAACGGATGCGCGCCGCGATCATCGACCGCTATGTGCCCAACATGGAATGGATGATGGCCCCGGTCACAGGCATCGCGCGGATGGCCGAAGACTTCCAAAGCTACGCCCGCCTGTTTGAACAGAACCAAGAACTGCGCCGAGAGTTGCAGCAAATGCGCTCCTGGCGCGAGGCCGCCTTGCAGCTGGAGCAGGAGAACGCCCGGCTGCTGGACCTGAACCGTGTGCAACTGGACCCGGCGCTGACCTATGTGACGGGGATCGTGCTGGCCGATAGCGGCTCTCCTTTCCGGCGCTCGGTGCTGCTGAATGTGGGCGCACGCGACGGCATTCTGGACGGGTGGGCCACGATGGATGGCTTGGGCGTTGTGGGCCGGATATCGGGCGTTGGCGAAAGCACCAGCCGGGTGTTGCTGCTGACCGATGCGGCAAGCCGTATTCCGGTGACGATCATGCCATCGGGCCAACAAGCGTTGTTGATGGGGGATAATTCCGGCACGCCGGTGCTCGATTTCATCGACGACCCGCAGGACGTGGCGGCGGGCGATCGGATTGTGACCTCGGGCGATGGCGGGTTGTTTCCGCCGGGGTTGCTGGTGGGACAGGCCGTGTTCACCTCGGACGGGCGGATGCGGGCGCGGTTATCCGCCGATTTGCAACGACTCAATTTCATGCGGGTGATGCGCAGCCACCCCGGTACAACGCTAGACACGCCCGCCGACCTGATCGGCCCACCGTGGCCGCCTGAAGGTATGGCGCTGGACGATGACGGCAGCTTGGTACCCTTGGATGCGGCCCGCGCCGAAGCGCCCGAAGCCACCCCATGA
- a CDS encoding rod shape-determining protein, with protein MVGFFSNLFSSDMAIDLGTANTLVYVRGRGVILNEPSVVAYQVKDGVKKALAFGEDAKLMLGRTPGSIQAIRPMRDGVIADFDVAEEMIKHFISKVHKRTTFTKPKIIVCVPHGATPVEKRAIRQSVLGAGARKAGLIAEPIAAAIGAGMPITDPTGSMVVDIGGGTTEVAVLSLADIVYARSVRVGGDRMDDAIISYLRRQHNLLIGEATAERIKTSIGTARMPDDGRGASMRIRGRDLLNGVPKETEISQAQVAEALAEPVQQICEAVMGALEATPPDLAADIVDRGVMLTGGGALLGELDLALREQTGLAISVADESLNCVALGTGKALEYENLLRHAIDYDS; from the coding sequence ATGGTTGGATTTTTCAGCAACCTGTTTTCTTCTGACATGGCGATTGATCTCGGGACCGCGAATACGCTGGTCTATGTGCGCGGTCGCGGTGTTATTTTGAACGAGCCCTCGGTGGTGGCCTATCAGGTCAAGGACGGCGTCAAGAAGGCGCTGGCCTTTGGCGAGGATGCCAAGCTGATGCTGGGGCGGACGCCCGGTTCCATTCAGGCCATTCGCCCTATGCGCGATGGCGTGATCGCGGACTTTGACGTGGCTGAAGAGATGATTAAGCACTTCATCTCGAAGGTTCATAAGCGCACGACGTTCACCAAACCAAAGATCATCGTTTGTGTTCCCCACGGCGCCACGCCCGTGGAAAAACGCGCGATTCGTCAGTCGGTTCTGGGGGCGGGAGCGCGTAAAGCGGGCCTGATCGCGGAGCCTATTGCAGCCGCCATCGGCGCAGGTATGCCGATCACCGATCCGACCGGCTCCATGGTTGTGGACATCGGCGGCGGTACGACTGAGGTCGCGGTTCTGTCGCTGGCCGACATCGTCTACGCGCGGTCCGTGCGTGTGGGTGGTGACCGGATGGATGACGCGATTATCAGCTACCTGCGCCGCCAGCATAACCTTCTGATCGGCGAAGCCACGGCAGAGCGGATCAAAACCTCTATCGGGACCGCGCGGATGCCTGACGATGGGCGTGGCGCGTCGATGCGCATTCGCGGGCGCGACCTGTTGAACGGCGTCCCGAAAGAGACCGAGATCAGCCAAGCCCAAGTGGCCGAAGCCCTGGCCGAACCAGTGCAGCAGATTTGCGAAGCGGTCATGGGCGCGTTGGAAGCCACACCACCCGATCTGGCCGCAGACATCGTGGACCGAGGCGTCATGCTGACAGGCGGCGGCGCGTTGTTGGGAGAGTTGGACTTGGCCCTGCGAGAGCAGACAGGTTTGGCAATCAGCGTGGCGGACGAGAGCCTCAACTGCGTGGCGCTCGGCACGGGTAAGGCGTTGGAGTACGAAAACCTCCTGCGTCATGCGATTGATTACGATAGCTAA
- a CDS encoding 2-isopropylmalate synthase, with the protein MTNENRVLIFDTTLRDGEQSPGATMSHDEKLEIAGLLDDMGVDIIEAGFPIASEGDFNAVSEIAKNSVNSTICGLARANFKDIDRCWEAVKHANSPRIHTFIGTSPQHRAIPNLTMDEMADKIHETVTHARNLCENVQWSPMDATRTEWDFLARTVEIAIRAGATTINIPDTVGYTAPEESADLIRRLIAEVPGADEVIFATHCHNDLGMATANSLAAVAGGARQIECTINGLGERAGNTALEEVVMAMKTRHDILPYTTKIDSTKIMHLSRRVATVSGFNVQPNKAIVGKNAFAHESGIHQDGMLKSADTFEIMRPEDVGLVETNIVMGKHSGRAALRSKLKDLGFDLADNQLNDLFVRFKALADRKKEVFDDDLIALVTDAGSDGDGHLEVNFLRVVCGTEAPQTAELSLRVGDEDKQATAQGDGPVDAAFNAVKAVYPNEAALQLYQVSAVTEGMDAQATVTVRVEEDGRIATGQSADTDTVVASVKAYVNALNRLIVRRDKTGGDVAEVSYKDVD; encoded by the coding sequence ATGACCAACGAAAACCGCGTCCTGATTTTTGACACCACCCTGCGCGACGGCGAGCAATCGCCCGGTGCCACCATGAGCCATGATGAGAAGCTGGAGATTGCCGGCCTGCTCGACGACATGGGCGTCGATATTATCGAGGCCGGGTTCCCGATTGCCAGCGAAGGCGACTTCAACGCCGTGTCCGAGATTGCGAAGAACTCGGTCAATTCAACGATTTGCGGCTTGGCACGGGCGAACTTCAAGGACATTGACCGCTGCTGGGAAGCGGTGAAACACGCCAATTCGCCACGTATCCATACGTTTATCGGCACCTCGCCTCAGCACCGGGCGATCCCGAACCTGACGATGGACGAGATGGCCGACAAGATCCACGAAACCGTCACCCACGCGCGCAATCTGTGCGAAAACGTGCAGTGGTCTCCGATGGATGCCACACGGACCGAGTGGGATTTTCTGGCCCGCACTGTGGAAATCGCGATCCGTGCAGGGGCTACCACGATCAACATCCCCGATACCGTGGGCTACACCGCGCCCGAGGAAAGCGCCGATCTGATCCGCCGCCTGATTGCCGAAGTGCCCGGCGCCGATGAAGTCATCTTTGCCACCCACTGCCACAACGATCTGGGCATGGCGACCGCCAACAGCCTTGCCGCCGTTGCAGGCGGCGCGCGCCAGATTGAGTGTACGATCAATGGCTTGGGCGAACGCGCAGGGAATACCGCCTTGGAAGAGGTCGTGATGGCGATGAAAACCCGCCACGACATCCTTCCCTACACCACCAAGATCGACTCGACCAAGATCATGCACCTCAGCCGCCGCGTGGCGACGGTTTCGGGCTTCAACGTACAGCCAAACAAGGCCATCGTCGGCAAGAACGCCTTCGCCCACGAAAGCGGCATCCACCAAGACGGGATGCTGAAAAGCGCCGATACGTTCGAGATCATGCGTCCCGAAGATGTGGGTCTGGTCGAGACGAACATCGTCATGGGCAAACACTCGGGTCGGGCGGCGTTGCGGTCCAAGTTGAAGGACTTGGGCTTTGATCTGGCCGACAACCAGCTGAACGACCTGTTCGTGCGGTTCAAAGCGCTGGCTGACCGCAAGAAAGAGGTCTTCGATGATGATTTGATCGCGCTGGTCACCGACGCGGGCAGCGACGGCGACGGACATCTAGAGGTTAACTTCCTGCGCGTTGTCTGCGGCACCGAGGCGCCTCAGACGGCGGAATTATCCCTTCGCGTGGGCGATGAAGACAAGCAGGCCACGGCCCAAGGCGATGGCCCCGTGGACGCGGCCTTCAACGCGGTAAAGGCGGTGTATCCAAACGAGGCCGCGTTGCAACTGTACCAAGTGAGCGCCGTGACTGAAGGCATGGACGCGCAAGCCACCGTGACCGTGCGGGTGGAAGAAGACGGGCGCATTGCGACGGGCCAATCGGCGGATACCGATACGGTCGTTGCCAGCGTGAAGGCCTACGTCAACGCGCTCAACCGTCTGATCGTGCGTCGGGACAAGACTGGCGGCGACGTGGCTGAAGTGTCCTATAAAGACGTCGACTAA
- a CDS encoding SDR family NAD(P)-dependent oxidoreductase, giving the protein MMKALVIGASGGIGRAMVDEMRARGGDVTSLSRRGEGLDVSDAHSVDHVLGGLDGPFQTVFVATGILAPEGATPEKQLSAINADTMARVFAVNTIGTANILRHLPRLLPRKGRSVTAILTARVGSISDNKIGGWHSYRASKAAANMLIRGAAIELARTHKDAIVTAMHPGTVATPFTAHYAATHKTTPADATAAMLCDVMEGATRTGVFVDYSGTEIPW; this is encoded by the coding sequence ATGATGAAAGCTCTGGTTATAGGAGCCTCCGGCGGGATCGGGCGGGCCATGGTAGATGAAATGCGCGCGCGCGGCGGCGATGTGACGTCTCTGTCACGGCGCGGTGAAGGCCTGGATGTGAGCGATGCGCATAGCGTGGACCATGTGCTCGGTGGGCTAGATGGGCCGTTTCAAACGGTCTTTGTGGCCACCGGTATTCTGGCGCCGGAGGGGGCCACGCCCGAAAAGCAACTAAGCGCCATCAATGCAGACACCATGGCCCGTGTCTTTGCGGTGAACACGATCGGCACCGCCAATATCCTGCGGCACTTGCCCCGTCTTTTGCCGCGAAAAGGGCGCTCGGTCACGGCGATCCTGACGGCGCGGGTCGGTTCGATTTCCGATAACAAGATTGGTGGGTGGCATAGCTACCGCGCCTCCAAGGCGGCGGCCAATATGCTGATCCGCGGCGCGGCGATCGAACTGGCGCGCACCCACAAGGACGCCATCGTCACCGCCATGCACCCCGGCACGGTCGCCACGCCCTTTACGGCGCATTATGCGGCGACCCACAAGACCACCCCCGCCGACGCGACGGCTGCCATGCTCTGCGATGTGATGGAGGGGGCGACGCGAACGGGCGTGTTTGTGGATTACTCGGGCACTGAGATCCCTTGGTAA